In Tsuneonella amylolytica, one genomic interval encodes:
- a CDS encoding SURF1 family protein — protein sequence MSRRFPVVATLVVALAVAAMIALGFWQLNRLHAKEALLARYATAESISADAQLPASPEDRTHVWFRHTRLDCRGEGETQPRAGENASGEVGWAHWAGCTTKEGDLPVMVNLGWSAEPRVVRYAFTQVEGTIAPDGIDGPRVVADRPIAGLQPSARPDPRSVPNNHLSYAVQWFLFALTALVIYILAVRKRWRSTPA from the coding sequence ATGAGCCGTCGCTTCCCGGTGGTCGCCACGCTGGTCGTGGCGCTGGCCGTGGCGGCCATGATCGCGCTCGGTTTCTGGCAGTTGAACCGGCTGCACGCGAAAGAGGCTCTGCTCGCCCGCTACGCGACCGCCGAATCGATATCCGCAGATGCGCAGCTTCCCGCTTCCCCCGAAGACCGCACGCACGTGTGGTTCCGCCACACGCGATTGGATTGCCGGGGCGAAGGCGAAACCCAACCCCGCGCGGGCGAGAACGCGAGCGGCGAGGTCGGCTGGGCCCATTGGGCGGGATGCACCACGAAAGAGGGCGACCTGCCCGTGATGGTCAATCTGGGGTGGAGTGCGGAACCCCGCGTCGTCCGGTACGCCTTTACGCAAGTGGAAGGGACCATCGCGCCCGACGGCATCGACGGCCCGCGCGTGGTGGCAGACCGGCCCATCGCCGGATTGCAGCCCAGCGCCCGCCCCGATCCGCGCTCGGTTCCGAACAATCACCTGTCCTATGCGGTCCAGTGGTTCCTGTTCGCATTGACCGCGCTGGTCATCTACATCCTCGCAGTCAGGAAGCGGTGGCGCTCTACGCCCGCCTAA
- a CDS encoding cytochrome c oxidase subunit 3 → MAGAKNHQYHILPPDIWPLIASTSALLFTSGMAMYMHELSGGYLVLALGVLGLAATFFSWFGNIIKEARAGDHTPVVQLHLRYGMILFIASEVMFFVGWFWAFFDFALFPSELSEVVGGQFPPKAIEAVMDPFNLPLLNTLILLCSGTTVTWAHHALIHGDRDGLKKGLWLTILLGVLFSAIQAYEYAHAPFAFGGNTYSSAFYMATGFHGFHVIIGTIFLIVCLVRAYKGDFTPQQHFGFEAAAWYWHFVDVVWLFLFVTVYIWGGWGAAIH, encoded by the coding sequence ATGGCCGGCGCCAAGAACCACCAGTACCATATCCTTCCGCCCGACATCTGGCCGCTGATCGCGTCGACGTCGGCGCTGCTCTTTACCAGCGGCATGGCCATGTACATGCACGAACTGTCGGGCGGCTACCTGGTGCTCGCGCTCGGCGTGCTGGGCCTCGCGGCGACGTTCTTCAGCTGGTTCGGCAACATCATCAAGGAAGCCCGCGCGGGCGACCACACGCCGGTGGTGCAGCTTCACCTGCGCTACGGGATGATCCTGTTCATCGCGTCGGAAGTGATGTTTTTCGTCGGATGGTTCTGGGCCTTCTTCGACTTCGCGCTGTTCCCCAGCGAACTGTCGGAAGTCGTCGGCGGGCAGTTCCCGCCCAAGGCGATCGAAGCGGTCATGGACCCGTTCAACCTGCCGCTCCTCAACACGCTGATTTTGCTGTGCTCGGGCACGACCGTGACCTGGGCGCATCACGCCCTCATCCACGGCGACCGCGACGGGCTGAAGAAGGGGCTGTGGCTCACCATTCTGCTGGGCGTGCTGTTCTCGGCCATCCAGGCGTACGAATACGCCCACGCGCCGTTCGCCTTCGGCGGCAACACCTACAGCTCGGCATTCTACATGGCGACGGGTTTCCACGGTTTCCACGTGATCATCGGCACGATCTTCCTGATCGTGTGCCTGGTGCGCGCCTACAAGGGCGACTTTACCCCGCAGCAGCACTTCGGTTTCGAAGCGGCGGCGTGGTACTGGCACTTCGTCGACGTGGTGTGGTTGTTCCTCTTCGTCACCGTCTACATCTGGGGCGGCTGGGGTGCGGCCATCCATTGA
- a CDS encoding cytochrome c oxidase assembly protein translates to MSTAGTLDRRNLRTGFYAAIFALAMLGLGFAAVPLYRLFCQVTGFAGTTQRATEDEASLAAAAAQQVAGATVSVRFDANIDPDLAWTFRPEQVTQTVKLGQRQMAFFYAKNNSDRPLTGQASFNVSPDQTGGYFNKIQCFCFTEQTLQPGQEVHMPVLFFVDPSIRNDPNAAPVEQITLSYTFHRAPESS, encoded by the coding sequence ATGAGCACGGCGGGCACGCTCGACCGGCGCAATCTGCGCACGGGGTTCTACGCGGCAATATTCGCGCTGGCGATGCTGGGCCTCGGCTTCGCCGCCGTGCCGCTCTATCGCCTGTTCTGCCAGGTCACCGGGTTCGCCGGCACGACCCAGCGCGCGACCGAGGACGAAGCATCGCTCGCCGCGGCCGCCGCGCAGCAGGTGGCCGGTGCGACCGTTTCGGTCCGCTTCGATGCGAACATCGACCCCGATCTGGCCTGGACCTTCCGGCCCGAGCAGGTGACCCAGACCGTGAAGCTCGGGCAGCGGCAGATGGCGTTCTTCTACGCGAAGAACAATTCGGACCGTCCGCTGACGGGGCAGGCGAGCTTCAACGTGTCGCCCGACCAGACCGGCGGCTACTTCAACAAGATCCAGTGCTTCTGTTTCACCGAGCAGACGCTGCAGCCCGGGCAGGAAGTGCACATGCCGGTCCTGTTCTTCGTGGACCCGTCGATCCGCAACGATCCGAACGCGGCGCCGGTGGAACAGATCACCCTCAGCTACACCTTCCACCGGGCACCGGAAAGCAGCTAA
- a CDS encoding heme o synthase — MTDSSALYLPTDWRDFLSLTKPRVMSLVIFTGLCGLLAAPGTIHPLVGFVAVLCIAMGAGGAAALNQWWEADIDAGMKRTQSRPIPGGRVRRTDARDFGIALSAGSVGLMGIGVSWLAAAILALSIVYYAVVYTIWLKPRTPQNIVIGGGAGAFPPMIGWIAVTHDITLMPVLLFAIIFMWTPPHFWALALFVQTDYAKVGIPMMPVVKGEASTRRQILIYSVLLVPLAASPWFIGGTGAMYGIAALVLSLAFLALSLPVAFRRSEPGDGMKPEKRLFAFSILYLFALFGVLVADRLIYAQGWLA; from the coding sequence ATGACCGACTCATCCGCCCTGTACCTGCCGACCGACTGGCGCGATTTCCTGTCGCTGACCAAGCCGCGCGTGATGAGCCTGGTGATCTTCACCGGCCTGTGCGGCCTGCTCGCCGCGCCGGGCACCATCCACCCGCTGGTTGGCTTCGTCGCGGTGCTGTGCATCGCGATGGGGGCGGGCGGCGCGGCAGCGCTCAACCAGTGGTGGGAAGCCGACATCGACGCCGGCATGAAACGCACCCAGAGCCGCCCGATTCCCGGCGGGCGAGTGCGGCGCACCGATGCGCGCGATTTCGGGATCGCGCTGTCGGCTGGCTCGGTGGGCTTGATGGGCATCGGCGTGAGTTGGCTCGCCGCCGCGATCCTTGCGCTCAGCATCGTCTATTACGCCGTCGTCTACACGATCTGGCTGAAACCCCGCACCCCGCAGAACATCGTGATCGGCGGCGGGGCGGGGGCGTTCCCGCCGATGATTGGGTGGATCGCGGTCACGCACGACATCACGCTGATGCCGGTGCTGCTGTTCGCGATCATCTTCATGTGGACTCCGCCGCATTTCTGGGCGCTCGCGCTGTTCGTGCAGACCGACTACGCCAAGGTCGGCATTCCGATGATGCCGGTGGTGAAGGGCGAGGCGAGCACACGCCGCCAGATCCTGATCTATTCGGTCCTGCTCGTGCCGCTGGCGGCGAGCCCGTGGTTCATCGGCGGGACGGGTGCGATGTACGGCATCGCGGCGCTGGTGCTGAGCCTTGCCTTCCTCGCGCTGTCGCTCCCGGTGGCATTCCGGCGCTCGGAGCCCGGCGACGGAATGAAGCCCGAAAAGCGTCTGTTCGCATTTTCGATCCTCTATCTCTTCGCGCTGTTCGGCGTTCTGGTTGCGGATCGCCTGATCTACGCCCAAGGATGGCTGGCATGA
- a CDS encoding alpha/beta fold hydrolase, with product MPEMRLIDCGSATLRCAVERPESGDAPLVIFVHGFPESWYSWRHQLGPVAEAGYTACAIDVRGYGGSDKPPRIEDYTLEAIAGDLVGLADALQPGEPAILVGHDWGAPIVWNTALTHPDRFKAVAGLSVPFAGVPMRPFTDVFREHFTDQGKFFYQEYFQIPGIAEAEAEADPQGFVHRMMYSISGDVEPGNYWDKPYGATFLEGLPDPQPVPWLTTEDIQFYGREFLQSGFRGPLNRYRNHERDYEWLQGWKGKRIEQPCLFIGGDRDPATTLFGAVADPVAMMRMFAPKVGGHVLEGVGHWTQQERPGEVNALLLDWLGQV from the coding sequence ATGCCCGAGATGCGCCTGATCGATTGCGGCTCCGCGACGCTGCGCTGTGCGGTGGAGCGTCCGGAATCGGGCGACGCACCGCTGGTGATCTTCGTCCACGGCTTTCCGGAGAGCTGGTATTCGTGGCGGCACCAACTGGGCCCGGTTGCGGAAGCCGGCTATACCGCCTGCGCGATCGACGTGCGCGGCTACGGCGGGTCGGACAAGCCGCCGCGGATCGAGGACTACACGCTGGAGGCGATCGCCGGCGACCTCGTGGGGCTGGCCGATGCCCTGCAGCCGGGCGAACCGGCCATCCTCGTCGGCCACGACTGGGGCGCGCCGATCGTCTGGAACACCGCGCTTACGCATCCGGACCGGTTCAAGGCGGTCGCGGGCCTGTCGGTGCCGTTCGCGGGCGTGCCGATGCGCCCGTTTACTGATGTCTTCCGCGAACACTTCACCGATCAGGGCAAGTTCTTCTACCAGGAGTACTTTCAGATACCCGGCATCGCCGAGGCCGAGGCGGAGGCCGACCCGCAAGGGTTCGTCCACCGGATGATGTACTCGATCAGCGGCGACGTCGAACCCGGCAACTACTGGGACAAGCCGTACGGTGCGACATTCCTGGAAGGCCTGCCCGACCCGCAGCCCGTGCCGTGGCTCACCACCGAGGACATCCAGTTCTACGGCCGCGAGTTCTTGCAGAGCGGCTTTCGCGGACCGCTCAACCGCTATCGCAACCACGAAAGAGATTACGAATGGCTGCAGGGCTGGAAGGGCAAGCGGATCGAGCAGCCATGCCTCTTCATCGGCGGCGACCGCGACCCGGCCACCACCCTGTTCGGCGCGGTGGCGGATCCGGTCGCGATGATGCGCATGTTCGCACCGAAGGTGGGAGGGCACGTGCTGGAGGGCGTCGGCCACTGGACGCAGCAGGAGCGGCCGGGGGAGGTCAACGCCTTGTTACTGGACTGGCTGGGGCAGGTTTAA
- the ctaD gene encoding cytochrome c oxidase subunit I, giving the protein MATTADTFQAHHDDHAHHDADHKPGFFARWFMSTNHKDIGTLYLIFAIFAGIVGGAISGIMRAELAEPGIQVLGMWTSLFGEGTNFDTMLHAWNVLITAHGLIMVFFMVMPAMIGGFGNWFVPLMIGAPDMAFPRMNNISFWLTVAGFVSLTISLFMPGDATGLGSGTGWTVYAPLSTSGSNGPATDFAIFALHLAGAASIMGAINFITTIFNMRAPGMTLHKMPLFVWSILVTAFLLLLALPVLAAAITMLITDRNFGTTFFAAEGGGDPILYQHLFWFFGHPEVYIMILPGFGMISQIVATFSRKPVFGYLGMAYAMVAIGVVGFIVWAHHMYTVGLDVNTKMYFTAATMVIAVPTGVKIFSWIATMWGGSIEYKSPMVWALGMIFLFTVGGVTGVYLANGGVDDVVHDTYFVVAHFHYVLSMGAVFSMFAGFYYWFPKMSGKMHSELLAHLHFWGFFIGVNVIFFPQHFLGLQGMPRRYPDYATAYAQWNEVSSIGYMIMAGSMVFFFVNIAYAFMAGKKAAPNYWGEGATTLEWTLTSPPPYHQFETLPVIEEHHDYHNHMPSQPATA; this is encoded by the coding sequence ATGGCCACTACCGCCGACACTTTCCAGGCTCACCACGACGATCACGCGCATCACGATGCCGATCACAAGCCCGGCTTCTTCGCCCGCTGGTTCATGTCGACGAACCACAAGGACATCGGCACGCTTTACCTGATCTTCGCGATCTTCGCGGGCATCGTGGGCGGCGCGATCTCGGGCATCATGCGCGCCGAGCTCGCCGAGCCCGGTATTCAGGTGCTCGGCATGTGGACCTCGCTGTTCGGTGAAGGCACCAACTTCGACACCATGCTCCACGCGTGGAACGTGCTCATCACCGCGCACGGCCTGATCATGGTGTTCTTCATGGTCATGCCGGCGATGATTGGCGGCTTCGGCAACTGGTTCGTTCCGCTGATGATCGGCGCGCCGGACATGGCGTTTCCGCGCATGAACAACATCTCGTTCTGGCTGACCGTCGCGGGCTTCGTCTCGCTCACCATCAGCCTGTTCATGCCGGGGGATGCCACGGGCCTCGGCTCGGGCACCGGCTGGACGGTCTATGCGCCGCTGTCGACCAGCGGTTCGAACGGCCCGGCGACCGACTTCGCGATCTTCGCGCTGCACCTTGCCGGTGCGGCCTCCATCATGGGCGCGATCAACTTCATCACGACCATCTTCAACATGCGCGCGCCGGGCATGACGCTCCACAAGATGCCGCTGTTCGTGTGGTCGATCCTTGTCACCGCGTTCCTGCTGCTGCTGGCGCTGCCGGTGCTCGCCGCGGCGATCACCATGCTGATCACCGACCGCAACTTCGGCACGACGTTCTTCGCGGCCGAGGGTGGCGGCGACCCGATCCTCTATCAGCACCTGTTCTGGTTCTTCGGCCACCCCGAGGTGTACATCATGATCCTGCCGGGCTTCGGCATGATCAGCCAGATCGTCGCGACGTTCAGCCGCAAGCCGGTGTTCGGTTACCTCGGCATGGCCTACGCCATGGTCGCGATCGGTGTCGTCGGGTTCATCGTGTGGGCGCACCACATGTACACCGTCGGCCTCGACGTGAACACGAAGATGTACTTCACGGCGGCGACCATGGTCATCGCGGTTCCGACCGGCGTGAAGATCTTCAGCTGGATCGCCACGATGTGGGGCGGGTCGATCGAGTACAAGAGCCCGATGGTCTGGGCGCTCGGCATGATCTTCCTGTTCACCGTCGGCGGCGTCACTGGCGTCTACCTCGCCAACGGCGGCGTGGACGACGTGGTGCACGACACCTACTTCGTCGTCGCCCACTTCCACTACGTGCTGTCGATGGGCGCCGTGTTCAGCATGTTCGCGGGCTTCTACTACTGGTTCCCGAAGATGAGTGGGAAGATGCACTCCGAACTGCTGGCCCACCTCCACTTCTGGGGCTTCTTCATCGGCGTGAACGTGATCTTCTTCCCGCAACACTTCCTCGGTCTGCAGGGCATGCCGCGCCGTTACCCCGACTACGCCACGGCGTACGCGCAGTGGAACGAGGTGAGCTCGATCGGCTACATGATCATGGCCGGCTCGATGGTCTTCTTCTTCGTGAACATCGCCTACGCCTTCATGGCCGGCAAGAAAGCTGCGCCGAACTACTGGGGCGAAGGCGCGACGACGCTGGAATGGACGCTGACCAGCCCGCCGCCCTACCACCAGTTCGAAACGTTGCCGGTGATCGAGGAACACCACGATTACCACAACCACATGCCGAGCCAGCCGGCCACCGCCTGA
- the coxB gene encoding cytochrome c oxidase subunit II, protein MILGNLTARILAPMGAALLLALAPQAAFAQNDEPAAVASNPASATEAAPAADAVGAAAAGAVDDKADATSSTVAAGASAYKPLGPEWIKGQPHAGGIDIQKQYSPTGEQAYKLHIGLVWIMAAITLFVLGLMIYTMVRFRRKAHPTPTRTTHNTFIEVVWTLLPVLILVGIAVPSISLLSAQYKSAPKDALTVKVTGYQWYWGYTYPDNGGFEVISNMLPDDEARSRGEPIQLAVDNRMVVPAGEWIRIQTTGADVIHSFAVPSLWFKLDAVPGRLNEKRMFIKEPGIYYGQCSELCGAKHGYMPIAVEALPRPQFEAWLLAQGGTVGKPEDAAPPAAAPIQQPESSAQQPEGAPINATAGEGTAATATPSAAAPAV, encoded by the coding sequence ATGATCCTCGGCAATTTGACCGCCCGCATTCTTGCTCCGATGGGCGCCGCGCTGCTCCTCGCGCTGGCGCCGCAAGCGGCGTTCGCGCAGAACGACGAGCCTGCCGCGGTCGCCAGCAATCCGGCCTCCGCCACCGAAGCTGCCCCCGCCGCGGACGCAGTCGGTGCCGCCGCCGCGGGCGCGGTCGACGACAAGGCTGACGCGACGAGCAGCACCGTCGCTGCCGGCGCCTCGGCCTACAAGCCGCTCGGTCCCGAATGGATCAAGGGCCAGCCGCATGCCGGCGGGATCGACATCCAGAAGCAGTATTCGCCCACCGGCGAACAGGCTTACAAGCTACACATCGGCCTTGTCTGGATCATGGCGGCGATCACGCTTTTCGTGCTCGGCCTGATGATCTACACGATGGTCCGTTTCCGCCGGAAGGCGCACCCCACGCCGACCCGCACAACGCACAACACCTTCATCGAAGTCGTCTGGACGCTGCTGCCGGTGCTGATCCTCGTGGGCATCGCAGTGCCTTCTATCAGCCTGCTGTCGGCCCAGTACAAGAGCGCGCCCAAGGATGCGCTGACGGTCAAGGTGACCGGCTACCAATGGTACTGGGGCTACACCTACCCCGACAACGGCGGGTTCGAGGTCATCTCGAACATGCTGCCCGACGACGAGGCGCGGAGCCGCGGTGAGCCGATCCAGCTTGCGGTCGACAACCGCATGGTCGTGCCGGCCGGCGAATGGATCCGCATCCAGACCACCGGCGCCGACGTGATTCACTCGTTCGCGGTGCCGAGCCTGTGGTTCAAGCTCGACGCGGTGCCGGGCCGCCTCAACGAGAAGCGCATGTTTATCAAGGAGCCGGGCATCTATTACGGCCAGTGCTCCGAACTGTGCGGCGCGAAGCATGGCTACATGCCGATCGCCGTGGAGGCCTTGCCGCGTCCGCAGTTCGAGGCATGGCTGCTCGCCCAGGGCGGTACCGTCGGCAAGCCCGAGGACGCCGCGCCGCCGGCCGCCGCGCCGATCCAGCAACCGGAAAGCTCCGCTCAGCAGCCGGAAGGTGCGCCGATCAACGCGACCGCCGGCGAAGGTACCGCGGCAACAGCAACTCCTTCCGCTGCCGCTCCCGCCGTCTGA
- the pyrE gene encoding orotate phosphoribosyltransferase, with the protein MTDEDVLHEFRASEALLEGHFKLSSGRHSAHYLQCARVLMNPERAGRLAVALAQKLPRDVRQQIDVVVSPAMGGLIIGHEMGRALGKDAMFLERPTGTFELRRGFRLVPGAKVLMVEDVVTTGLSSREAIAAVGREGGEVIAEAALVDRSNGSADLGVPFYALIDINFPSYAEEDVPPELAAVPLTKPGSRV; encoded by the coding sequence ATGACCGACGAAGACGTCCTGCACGAGTTCCGCGCCTCCGAAGCCTTGCTCGAAGGGCATTTCAAGCTGTCGAGCGGCCGGCACAGCGCGCACTATCTCCAGTGCGCGCGTGTGTTGATGAACCCCGAACGCGCGGGCCGGCTCGCGGTGGCGCTCGCGCAGAAGCTGCCGCGCGACGTGCGCCAGCAAATCGACGTCGTGGTGAGCCCGGCGATGGGCGGCCTCATCATCGGTCACGAGATGGGCCGCGCGCTGGGCAAGGATGCAATGTTCCTCGAGCGGCCGACCGGCACCTTCGAACTGCGCCGCGGCTTCCGGCTCGTACCGGGCGCGAAAGTGCTGATGGTGGAGGATGTCGTCACCACCGGTCTCTCCAGCCGCGAAGCGATCGCGGCGGTGGGGCGCGAGGGAGGCGAAGTGATCGCGGAAGCGGCGCTCGTCGACCGCAGTAACGGGTCCGCCGATCTCGGCGTGCCGTTCTATGCCCTGATCGACATCAACTTCCCCAGCTATGCCGAGGAAGACGTGCCGCCCGAACTCGCCGCCGTTCCGCTGACCAAGCCGGGGAGCCGTGTGTAA
- a CDS encoding pyridoxine 5'-phosphate synthase, whose protein sequence is MAANLRLGVNIDHVATIRNARGGDHPDPVRAAEIVARCGGDGITAHLREDRRHIRDADLARIQAATDLPLNLEMAATDEMLEIALRHKPHAACIVPERREERTTEGGLDAAGQHNRLAPIVGRLADAGIRVSLFIAPEERQIEAALQLNVPVVELHTGEYAHAEGDRVEAELRRIADMAALAAKNGIEPHAGHGLTYENVQPIAAIPQLAELNIGHYLVGEAVFVGLEAAVVRMRELMDDAR, encoded by the coding sequence TTGGCCGCGAATCTCCGCCTCGGCGTCAACATCGACCACGTCGCCACCATCCGCAACGCGCGGGGCGGCGACCATCCCGACCCGGTGCGCGCCGCGGAGATCGTGGCGCGTTGCGGCGGCGACGGCATCACCGCGCACTTGCGCGAGGATCGCCGCCATATCCGCGATGCAGACCTCGCGCGCATCCAGGCGGCGACCGACCTGCCGCTCAATCTAGAGATGGCGGCCACCGACGAAATGCTGGAGATCGCGCTGCGACACAAACCGCACGCGGCCTGCATCGTACCCGAACGGCGGGAGGAGCGCACGACGGAAGGCGGCCTCGACGCCGCGGGCCAGCACAACCGCCTGGCCCCGATCGTCGGGCGCCTCGCCGATGCGGGCATCCGCGTCAGCCTCTTCATCGCGCCCGAGGAGCGGCAGATCGAGGCGGCGTTGCAGCTCAATGTCCCGGTCGTCGAGCTTCACACCGGCGAGTACGCGCATGCGGAAGGCGATCGGGTGGAGGCCGAACTCAGGCGAATCGCCGACATGGCCGCGCTCGCCGCCAAGAACGGGATCGAGCCGCATGCTGGACATGGCCTTACCTACGAAAACGTCCAGCCCATCGCGGCCATCCCCCAGCTCGCCGAACTCAACATCGGCCACTATCTCGTCGGCGAGGCGGTGTTCGTGGGACTGGAAGCAGCGGTAGTCCGCATGCGCGAGTTGATGGACGACGCGCGGTGA
- the acpS gene encoding holo-ACP synthase — MIIGLGSDLTNMDRIANSLERWGERFEARCFTDVERAKAAKRPFTRVGTFAKRWAAKEAFSKAVGTGFRRGVFHKDIGVVNAPSGAPTLALTGGAAKRLAELVPEGHEARIHLTLTDDHPWAQAFVVIEALPQ; from the coding sequence ATGATCATCGGCCTCGGCAGCGACCTCACCAACATGGACCGGATCGCCAACTCCCTGGAGCGGTGGGGCGAGCGGTTCGAGGCGCGCTGCTTCACCGATGTCGAGCGTGCCAAAGCGGCCAAGCGCCCCTTCACCCGTGTCGGCACCTTCGCCAAGCGGTGGGCGGCCAAGGAAGCGTTTTCCAAGGCGGTCGGCACCGGCTTCCGCCGCGGCGTGTTCCACAAGGACATCGGAGTGGTGAACGCACCGTCGGGCGCGCCCACCCTCGCCCTTACCGGCGGCGCGGCGAAGCGTCTTGCCGAACTCGTGCCGGAGGGGCATGAGGCGCGCATCCACCTGACCCTGACCGACGACCACCCGTGGGCCCAAGCCTTCGTCGTCATAGAGGCTCTTCCCCAATGA
- the lepB gene encoding signal peptidase I has protein sequence MSSASIMSKADKPKEKVDWLAEMRGLALMLLAVLAFHSFVAKPFYIPSTSMVPNLMVGDRLVVAKYPYGWSWVSASFHVLPRSEGRIWPATPEYGDVVIAVPPNKDEDYIKRVVGLPGDRIAVINGQIVLNGKPVPQKVEPDLRIPVDAQVCDGQPCLGYWDNFRVRGPDGKDYYEVPVRRETLPNGATYRIVDHADQPLDNYPERVIPEGSVFLMGDNRDHSADSRAETWESGLGGPVPLENVGGRAQFITFSLDGTTTLNPLTWWQSLRSGRAWSTLRPAIVEGPNQQ, from the coding sequence ATGAGTTCCGCGAGCATCATGAGCAAAGCCGACAAGCCCAAGGAGAAGGTCGACTGGCTGGCCGAGATGCGCGGGCTTGCCCTGATGCTGCTCGCGGTGCTGGCGTTCCACAGCTTCGTCGCGAAGCCGTTCTACATCCCGTCGACATCGATGGTGCCGAACCTGATGGTCGGCGACCGGCTGGTCGTGGCGAAGTATCCCTACGGCTGGAGCTGGGTGTCGGCATCGTTCCATGTCCTGCCGCGCAGCGAGGGACGCATCTGGCCCGCGACGCCCGAATACGGCGACGTCGTGATCGCCGTGCCGCCCAACAAGGACGAGGACTACATCAAGCGCGTCGTCGGCCTGCCGGGCGACCGGATCGCGGTGATAAACGGCCAGATCGTTCTCAACGGCAAGCCGGTCCCGCAGAAGGTCGAGCCCGACCTGCGCATTCCGGTCGACGCCCAGGTCTGCGACGGGCAGCCCTGTCTCGGCTACTGGGACAATTTCCGCGTCCGGGGGCCGGACGGCAAGGATTACTACGAGGTGCCGGTGCGGCGCGAGACGCTGCCAAACGGCGCAACCTACCGCATCGTCGACCATGCCGACCAGCCGCTCGACAACTATCCCGAGCGTGTCATCCCCGAAGGCAGCGTGTTCCTGATGGGCGACAACCGCGACCATTCGGCTGACAGCCGCGCCGAAACCTGGGAAAGCGGGCTCGGCGGGCCCGTCCCGCTCGAGAACGTCGGCGGGCGCGCCCAGTTCATCACCTTCTCGCTCGACGGGACGACGACCCTCAACCCGCTGACGTGGTGGCAAAGCCTGCGCAGCGGGCGGGCGTGGTCCACGCTGCGCCCGGCGATCGTGGAAGGGCCGAACCAGCAATGA
- a CDS encoding AI-2E family transporter, protein MSDQGAIPHAPGDEGEAVGASPTRISSPKLRFEAKRAVVWAAVIGAFVLCIYLAQSLLVIFGALVFAAMLDGGARLLGRVLPIGRGWRVGIVLILTTAFLAWLVMFAGSQIADQAAQFPSLVTEQLGRAVAWARSKGFAISQGDIQNLAGQAMSGVGTVTRAIGGVFGALTTLVLIVIIGIYLAIDPRPYERGLSWMVAEEKRDDLADYLDHMAYNMRRLLAGRLLGMVAEGLFTYIALSLIGVPMAALLGLITGLLAFIPNLGAIVSGVLMVLVGFSVSTEVGLWTIGVYIAVQNFDGYVLVPMIAKKTVDLAPALVLGFQLVMGVLFGVMGLTFADPLLAMIKTALERRSTQLNAEDGGGEGETGEASPAAS, encoded by the coding sequence ATGAGCGATCAGGGGGCGATACCGCACGCACCGGGGGACGAGGGCGAGGCCGTGGGCGCCAGCCCGACCCGCATCTCCAGCCCCAAGCTTCGCTTCGAAGCGAAACGCGCCGTCGTATGGGCGGCGGTGATCGGCGCCTTCGTTCTGTGCATCTATCTCGCGCAGTCGCTGCTCGTGATCTTCGGCGCGCTCGTGTTCGCTGCGATGCTCGATGGCGGTGCGCGCCTGCTCGGGCGGGTGCTGCCGATCGGACGCGGGTGGCGCGTCGGCATCGTGCTGATCCTGACGACCGCCTTCCTTGCCTGGCTGGTGATGTTCGCAGGGTCGCAGATCGCGGACCAGGCCGCGCAGTTCCCTTCGCTCGTCACCGAACAGCTGGGCCGTGCGGTGGCTTGGGCGCGGTCGAAAGGTTTTGCGATCAGCCAGGGCGACATCCAGAATCTGGCCGGTCAGGCGATGAGCGGCGTCGGCACGGTAACCCGCGCTATCGGCGGCGTGTTCGGTGCGCTGACCACCCTCGTCCTCATCGTCATCATCGGCATCTACCTCGCGATCGATCCCCGCCCCTACGAGCGCGGCCTGTCGTGGATGGTCGCCGAAGAAAAGCGCGACGATCTTGCCGACTATCTCGATCACATGGCCTACAATATGCGCCGGTTGCTGGCCGGGCGGTTGCTCGGCATGGTGGCGGAAGGGCTGTTCACCTACATCGCGCTCAGCCTGATCGGTGTGCCCATGGCTGCCCTGCTGGGATTGATCACGGGACTGCTGGCATTCATTCCGAACCTCGGCGCGATCGTATCGGGCGTGCTCATGGTGCTCGTCGGATTCTCGGTGAGTACCGAAGTCGGCTTGTGGACCATCGGTGTGTACATCGCCGTCCAGAATTTCGATGGTTACGTCCTCGTGCCGATGATCGCCAAGAAGACGGTCGATCTCGCGCCCGCCCTCGTGCTCGGCTTCCAACTCGTCATGGGCGTGCTCTTCGGCGTCATGGGGCTGACGTTCGCCGACCCCCTGCTGGCGATGATCAAGACCGCGCTGGAGCGGCGCTCGACGCAGCTCAACGCCGAGGACGGCGGCGGCGAAGGCGAGACCGGAGAGGCTTCGCCCGCCGCTAGCTGA